The Echeneis naucrates chromosome 10, fEcheNa1.1, whole genome shotgun sequence genome has a window encoding:
- the apbb2a gene encoding amyloid-beta A4 precursor protein-binding family B member 2 isoform X3: protein MMSVQTPPLSRSGSSPSNVGLANRSGPSSNPPTSLSLRSSYNQLLGRDVIKESMETGSSATLPKSRQRYAMTSVRSAMGISDNLALSSKNQPATRGRGLPTKSSSSSALYSSCSSSSLFNATNPKLAKNGANMQRRAESQQLELSRATTEGKIHSNLINNPSSDWLEFGKDNSQQPLFRRRTKSFLEYHGKGWDLDFNWGNKEDKEEKKQQSSSEKEQASPAKERESQKEEKCSIKQPCQEEKEEVEPVVEEEEEDNDPTPAPRQPLLPVVVEAPLSSTSSSSTNSPEWVPDNHSHLQNQVPTQVREELCVQVQASPRSPAKPSRSSQPRVIKVELHPNNENQFLQQYPPSSPRQARTSGRNTPTRTRAPPPLPDPQPETGLPEVVLRMDLTPDTPSENEDSSWTTLSQETPSPQTPQETADVWSEGDLPPGWREISDSSEVYFWHVPTGTTQYHRPVASSNQHISSNNEPDTQTDPQQPSQDSLQPPNERPSSLISDSSVEPVPSPSDSSHSSTPTPSNDVTSSGPNLNTTTCTANELKDYPVYPDPSLKAFEGATLRYASLKLNPPAQLETVDLNNTFSSPEAMSFPVRSLGWVEMAEQDLCEGRSSIAVHHCIRQLSYCRRDIRDSAGVWGEGKGMLLVLQDRTLTLVDPDDRSLLHSQPISSIRVWGVGRDHDRDFAYVARDKNTRVLKCHVFRCDTPAAAIATSLHEICSKIMAERKSAKAAAGSSSQTGSDVPLQEFPMPKTELVQKFHVLYLGVTSVSRPIGMDIINGAIDSLLSSTGKEDWIPVILSIADTTVAVIKEKEDEEVLVECRVRFLSFMGVGRDVHTFAFIMDTGNQHFQCHVFWCDPNAGCVSEAVQAACVLRYQKCLVARPPSQRAGSASSPSADSVTRRVTTSVKRGVQSLIDTLKPKKQPPELPQQ from the exons ATGATGTCAGTACAAACCCCTCCCCTCTCACGCTCTGGCTCCTCCCCTTCAAATGTGGGTTTGGCCAATCGCAGTGGCCCTTCTTCAAACCCACCCACCTCCCTCAGCCTTCGCTCATCATACAACCAGCTGCTTGGGCGTGATGTCATCAAAGAGTCcatggaaacaggaagttcGGCCACTTTGCCAAAGAGCCGTCAAAGGTACGCAATGACCAGTGTGCGCAGTGCCATGGGGATAAGTGACAACTTGGCTTTGTCCTCCAAAAACCAACCTGCGACACGAGGAAGAGGCCTCCCCACCAAATCCTCCTCTAGTTCAGCCCTCTACTCgtcctgttcctcctcctcactgttcAACGCGACCAACCCCAAACTGGCCAAGAATGGGGCCAACATGCAGAGACGAGCTGAGAGccagcagctggagctgagcAGGGCCACCACGGAGGGCAAAATACACAGCAATCTCATCAATAACCCATCTTCTGACTGGCTAGAGTTTGGCAAAGACAACTCCCAGCAGCCCCTGTTTCGCAGAAGGACCAAAAGCTTCTTGGAGTATCACGGGAAGGGCTGGGATCTAGACTTCAACTGGGGAAACaaggaggacaaggaggagaagaagcagcagtCCTCTTCAGAAAAGGAGCAAGCTAGCCCTgcaaaggagagggagagccaGAAGGAGGAAAAGTGCAGTATCAAGCAGCCCTGccaggaagagaaggaagaggtgGAGCcagtggtggaggaggaagaggaggacaatGACCCCACACCGGCCCCAAGACAGCCCTTGCTCCCGGTGGTGGTGGAGGCCCCGCTTTCatccacttcctcttcttccaccAACAGTCCAGAGTGGGTCCCAGACAACCACAGCCACCTCCAGAACCAAGTTCCTACCCAGGTCAGAGAGGAGCTCTGTGTGCAAGTTCAGGCTAGTCCTCGCAGTCCGGCGAAGCCCTCTCGCAGTTCCCAGCCACGGGTGATCAAGGTGGAGCTGCACCCTAATAATGAGAACCAGTTCTTGCAACAGtaccctccctcctccccgAGACAGGCCCGGACTTCAGGGAGGAACACTCCTACCAGAACCCGAGCACCGCCTCCCCTGCCTGATCCACAACCTGAGACAGGGCTACCTGAAGTGGTTTTAAGAATGGACCTCACTCCTGACACGCCATCAGAGAATGAAGACTCCAGTTGGACAACCCTCTCCCAGGAGACACCATCTCCGCAGACTCCTCAAGAGACAG CAGATGTATGGAGTGAAGGGGACCTGCCCCCCGGCTGGAGGGAGATCTCAGATTCATCAGAGGTCTATTTCTGGCACGTCCCCACCGGCACCACACAGTATCACCGACCTGTTGCCTCCAGCAACCAACACATCTCTTCCAACAACGAGCCAGACACTCAGACTGACCCACAGCAGCCATCACAAGACTCTCTCCAGCCACCCAACGAG cGCCCCAGCAGTCTGATATCTGACAGCTCAGTAGAGCCTGTACCCTCCCCCTCTGACTCCTCCCAttcctccacccccaccccctcaaaTGATGTCACCTCTTCTGGACCAAATCTCAACACCACCACCTGCACAGCCAAC GAGCTGAAGGACTATCCGGTTTATCCAGATCCTAGTCTGAAGGCATTTGAAGGGGCTACCCTCCGATATGCTTCACTAAAACTCAA TCCTCCGGCCCAGTTAGAGACCGTGGACCTCAACAATACTTTCTCCAGTCCAGAGGCTATG TCGTTTCCAGTGCGATCTCTGGGCTGGGTAGAGATGGCCGAACAGGACCTGTGTGAGGGGAGAAGCAGTATAGCTGTCCACCACTGTATCAGACAGCTGTCCTACTGCAGGAGGGATATCCGAGACTCTGCTGGGGTCTGGGGAGAG GGTAAGGGGATGCTGCTCGTTCTTCAAGACCGCACGTTAACCCTGGTTGACCCAGATGATCGCAGCCTGCTCcactctcagccaatcagcagcatCCGTGTCTGGGGCGTTGGTCGAGACCATGACAG GGACTTTGCATATGTGGCGAGAGACAAAAACACGCGGGTGCTGAAGTGCCACGTCTTCAGATGTGATACTCCTGCTGCAGCCATAGCCACAAGTCTCCACGAAATCTGCTCAAAG ATTATGGCTGAAAGGAAAAGTGCCAAGGCTGCAGCTGGCAGCTCTTCCCAGACCGGCTCTGATGTACCCCTCCAAg AGTTTCCCATGCCAAAGACTGAGTTGGTGCAGAAGTTCCATGTGCTGTACCTGGGCGTGACATCTGTCTCTCGACCTATAG GTATGGACATCATAAACGGGGCCATAGACAGCCTGCTGTCCTCCACAGGCAAAGAGGACTGGATTCCTGTCATACTGAGTATTGCTGACACCACTGTGGCTGTGATCAAAGAAAAG gaggatgaggaggtgtTGGTGGAGTGCCGCGTTCGTTTTCTGTCCTTCATGGGTGTGGGACGGGATGTGCACACATTTGCCTTCATCATGGACACTGGGAACCAGCATTTCCAGTGTCACGTGTTTTGGTGCGACCCCAACGCAGGTTGCGTGTCTGAGGCTGTGCAGGCAGCATGTGTG cTGCGCTATCAGAAATGTCTGGTTGCACGGCCGCCCTCTCAACGCGCTGGATCCGCGTCCTCGCCCTCTGCGGACTCTGTGACCCGACGGGTGACCACCAGCGTGAAACGTGGCGTACAGTCTCTTATAGACACTCTGAAACCCAAGAAGCAGCCACCAGAACTCCCCCAACAATGA